The genomic window CCATCCTATTATCATTGGACACAATGGGCCTTTATACAGATGTTTAACAGCTACTACTGTAATCAGGCAAAAAAGGCAAGACCCATTGCTGAATTAATTCAGGCATTTAATGCAAGTGGCACGCAAGGTCTGGATATAGCCCAGACGGAGCAGCTGGAGTTTACCTCTGCGCAATGGAAGGCAAAATCTGACAAACAACAACAAGAAATATTATTAAACTACCGCCTGGCCTACCTGGCCGATACTATGGTAAACTGGTGCCCTGCACTTGGAACGGTATTGGCCAATGACGAGGTGAAGGAAGGCATTTCAGTGCGCGGAGGCCACCCTGTAGAGCAAAAGGTGATGCGCCAATGGTTGCTTCGTGTTTCGGCCTATGCACAAAGGTTATTAGATGGTTTGGACAGCGTTGATTGGACAGAATCGTTAACGGAGATACAACGCAATTGGATTGGCAGGAGCGAAGGTGCGGAAATGATATTCAAGGTAAAAAATTCCGATGTTGAGATGAAGGTATTTACTACCCGGGCCGATACCGTGTTTGGCGTAACCTTTATGGTGCTGGCGCCCGAAAGCGAATTGGTAGATGCCTTAACCACCTCCGAACAACGCGACGAAGTAGATGCCTATATTTTCGAAACCAATAAAAAAACGGAGAGGGAGCGTCAGGCCGAGGTGAAAAAGGTAAGCGGTGTGTTTTCAGGCTCCTATGCCATTAATCCTTTATCGGGTGAGGAAATTCCGGTTTGGATAGGGGACTATGTGTTGGCCGGATACGGAACCGGTGCAATTATGGCCGTACCCGGTCACGACTCCCGTGACTTTGCTTTTGCCCGACACTTTAACCTGCCTATATTGCAAGTGGTTCTGCCCGAAGGTGAAGAAGCTACCGACCCGGCAACCTGGAACGATTCCAAAGATTCTAAGGCGGGAACCATGATTAACTCCGGTTTTCTTAACGGTTTAAACGTTCCGGAGGCCATAGCCAAAACAAAAGAGTATATCCGCGAAAAGCAAGTAGGCGATGTGCAAATCAATTATCGATTGCGCGATGCCATTTTTAGCCGTCAACGCTATTGGGGCGAACCTTTTCCGGTTTATTACAAAGATGGTATGCCACAAATGATAAGCGAAGACGATTTACCCTTAACATTACCCGAAGTAGATAAGTTTTTACCTACCGAAAAAGGGGAGCCTCCATTGGGACGAGCCAAAAACTGGGTTTACAAAGATGCTTATCCCTTAGAGTTGAATACCATGCCTGGCTTTGCAGGCTCTTCAGCGTATTATTTGCGTTACATGGATCCGCAAAATGATAAAGCACTGGTAGGTAAGGAAGCGAACGAATACTGGCAGGACGTAGATTTATATATTGGTGGTACCGAACATGCCACAGGCCATTTGATTTATTCGCGATTCTGGAATAAATTTTTGTATGATAGGGGCTATGTGGTTAAAGATGAGCCATATAAAAAGCTAATTAACCAGGGTATGATTCAAGGCAGATCCAATTTTGTATACCGGATTAATGGCAGTAATCGATTTGTATCATATAACCTGCGCGATCAATATGAAACTACCGCGCTGCATGTGGATGTAAATATTGTACACAACGATGTGCTTGATATAGATGCCTTTCGTAAATGGAATCCTGAATATAAAGATGCGGAGTTTATTTTGGAAGACCAATCAGAAGACAATGATGGCGGGAAATACATTTGCGGATGGGCTATTGAAAAAATGTCCAAGTCGATGTTTAATGTAGTTAATCCTGATGACATCATAGAGGAATACGGAGCAGATACCCTGCGCTTGTACGAAATGTTTTTAGGTCCATTGGAGCAAAGCAAACCCTGGAATACCAATGGTATTGATGGAGTACATAAGTTTTTGCGCAAGACCTGGCATTTGTTTTTCGATCAGCAGAATGTGTTAAATGTGTCTAACGAAAAAGCAAGCAAGGACGAGTTAAAAGTATTGCACAAAACTATCAAAAAAATTACCGACGATATAGAGCGTTTTTCGTTTAACACCTGTGTGAGTGCTTTTATGATATGTGTAAATGAACTCAACGAATTGAGCTGCAATAAACGCGAAATATTGGAACCGCTCACCGTGCTCTTAGCTCCTTTTGCCCCGCACCTTGGCGAAGAACTTTGGCGCAACTTAGGAAAAACAACCACGGTATGTGATGCACAATGGCCCGTTTTTGAGGCAAAACATTTGGTAGAGTCTACTTTTACCTATCCGGTATCGTTTAATGGTAAAATGCGTTTTAAGTTAGAAATGCCTGTAGATGCTACCCGCGAAGCAATAGAGGAAGCCGTTAAAAACCATGATAGTGCACAAAAATGGCTCGATGGTAAAACCATGAGAAAAATCATCATTGTACCTAATAAAATAATCAACGTGGTAGTGGGTTAATCTCATTACCTTTACCTTACTTTGCCGAAAATTTAACATACTGATTTTTTGGTAATGATTAAACAAAAACTAATTAGAGAAGGCAAGTCCTATGTTGTTTTAACTTTTGCCCTTTTTATGGCCTGTGTGGGATGGGCCGGCTTCATCATTCCTTCCGGAATTGTTGGAGGTGGTGTAACAGGTCTGTCGAGTATATTTTACTTGTTATGGGGATGGGATGTTGGAGTTACCGTGCTTGTTATCAATGTTGTATTGGTGCTATTGGCTATTAAGATATTGGGCTTTTCATCAGGGGTAAAAAGTGTTTACGGCATAGTGGTTTTTGCCGCTTTCTTATCTTTTCTGATGACCAAATTTGATGGTCCCGTAGTAAAGGACTCTTTTATGGCCACTTTGATTGGAGCATCTTTGGCGGGCTCCGGTGCCGGTCTTATTTTTGTTCAGGGCGGCAGTACCGGCGGTACTGATATCCTTGCCATGATCATAAATAAGTACCGGAATATAAGTTTAGGCAGGCTTT from Saccharicrinis carchari includes these protein-coding regions:
- the leuS gene encoding leucine--tRNA ligase, translated to MDYNFKAIENKWQQQWIKDKTYKVDIDKDRPKFYVLDMFPYPSGAGLHVGHPLGYIASDIYSRFKRLNGFNVLHPMGYDAYGLPAEQYAIQTGQHPAITTEKNLNRYREQLDKIGFCYDWDREIKTCDPSYYHWTQWAFIQMFNSYYCNQAKKARPIAELIQAFNASGTQGLDIAQTEQLEFTSAQWKAKSDKQQQEILLNYRLAYLADTMVNWCPALGTVLANDEVKEGISVRGGHPVEQKVMRQWLLRVSAYAQRLLDGLDSVDWTESLTEIQRNWIGRSEGAEMIFKVKNSDVEMKVFTTRADTVFGVTFMVLAPESELVDALTTSEQRDEVDAYIFETNKKTERERQAEVKKVSGVFSGSYAINPLSGEEIPVWIGDYVLAGYGTGAIMAVPGHDSRDFAFARHFNLPILQVVLPEGEEATDPATWNDSKDSKAGTMINSGFLNGLNVPEAIAKTKEYIREKQVGDVQINYRLRDAIFSRQRYWGEPFPVYYKDGMPQMISEDDLPLTLPEVDKFLPTEKGEPPLGRAKNWVYKDAYPLELNTMPGFAGSSAYYLRYMDPQNDKALVGKEANEYWQDVDLYIGGTEHATGHLIYSRFWNKFLYDRGYVVKDEPYKKLINQGMIQGRSNFVYRINGSNRFVSYNLRDQYETTALHVDVNIVHNDVLDIDAFRKWNPEYKDAEFILEDQSEDNDGGKYICGWAIEKMSKSMFNVVNPDDIIEEYGADTLRLYEMFLGPLEQSKPWNTNGIDGVHKFLRKTWHLFFDQQNVLNVSNEKASKDELKVLHKTIKKITDDIERFSFNTCVSAFMICVNELNELSCNKREILEPLTVLLAPFAPHLGEELWRNLGKTTTVCDAQWPVFEAKHLVESTFTYPVSFNGKMRFKLEMPVDATREAIEEAVKNHDSAQKWLDGKTMRKIIIVPNKIINVVVG
- a CDS encoding YitT family protein; the encoded protein is MIKQKLIREGKSYVVLTFALFMACVGWAGFIIPSGIVGGGVTGLSSIFYLLWGWDVGVTVLVINVVLVLLAIKILGFSSGVKSVYGIVVFAAFLSFLMTKFDGPVVKDSFMATLIGASLAGSGAGLIFVQGGSTGGTDILAMIINKYRNISLGRLLLMMDVVIILSSYFVFHDIEKVMYGFIAMAIYGYSIDMVISGNKSTVQLFIISKKYQEISNQIVHVAGKGVTILDGVGGYSGEEKKILMVIAKKRTSSVLFRIIRDIDPDSFVTMGTVAGVYGPGFEEIRA